In one window of Escherichia coli DSM 30083 = JCM 1649 = ATCC 11775 DNA:
- the sdiA gene encoding transcriptional regulator SdiA, producing MQDTDFFSWLRTMLLRFQRMEAAEEVYHEIELQAQQLEYDYYSLCVRHPVPFTRPKVAFYTNYPESWVSYYQAKNFLAIDPVLNPENFSQGHLMWNDDLFSEAQPLWEAARAHGLRRGVTQYLMLPNRALGFLSFSRCSTREIPILSDELQLKMQLLVRESLMALMRLNDEIVMTPEMNFSKREKEILKWTAEGKTSAEIAMILSISENTVNFHQKNMQKKINAPNKTQVACYAAATGLI from the coding sequence ATGCAGGATACGGATTTTTTCAGCTGGCTTCGCACGATGTTGTTGCGTTTTCAGAGGATGGAGGCCGCAGAAGAGGTCTACCATGAAATAGAGCTTCAGGCTCAGCAGCTGGAGTACGATTACTATTCGTTATGTGTTCGCCACCCGGTACCATTCACGCGACCTAAAGTGGCTTTCTATACCAATTACCCTGAGTCGTGGGTTAGTTATTATCAGGCAAAAAATTTTCTCGCAATTGATCCGGTGCTGAACCCTGAAAACTTTAGTCAGGGCCATTTAATGTGGAATGATGACTTATTCAGCGAAGCACAGCCGTTATGGGAAGCTGCGCGCGCACATGGTTTACGCCGCGGTGTCACTCAGTATTTAATGCTGCCAAATCGGGCGTTGGGCTTTTTGTCCTTTTCCCGTTGCAGCACGCGCGAAATACCCATTCTTAGTGATGAACTGCAATTAAAAATGCAGCTACTGGTGCGCGAAAGTCTGATGGCTCTGATGCGTTTAAATGATGAAATAGTGATGACGCCAGAGATGAATTTCAGCAAGCGCGAAAAAGAAATTCTGAAATGGACGGCGGAAGGTAAGACATCAGCAGAGATAGCGATGATTTTGTCAATCTCTGAGAATACGGTCAATTTCCATCAGAAAAACATGCAGAAAAAAATCAATGCACCGAATAAGACGCAGGTTGCCTGTTACGCGGCCGCTACTGGCTTAATTTGA
- the yecF gene encoding DUF2594 family protein YecF, whose amino-acid sequence MSTPDFSTAENNQELANEVSCLKAMLTLMLQAMGQADAGRVMLKMEKQLALIEDETQAAVFSKTVKQIKQAYRQ is encoded by the coding sequence ATGAGTACGCCTGATTTTTCTACTGCCGAGAATAATCAAGAACTGGCAAATGAAGTCTCCTGCCTGAAAGCGATGCTGACGCTGATGCTGCAGGCGATGGGACAAGCTGACGCGGGCCGCGTGATGTTAAAGATGGAAAAACAGCTTGCGCTGATCGAAGACGAAACCCAGGCTGCAGTATTTTCCAAAACGGTTAAGCAAATTAAACAAGCCTACCGTCAGTAA
- the yecU gene encoding protein YecU has product MIKIFIGHYINVFYSTVDITLKKQPLLFLAKLMVYSAALTFFTANFHCNMTRKINEYA; this is encoded by the coding sequence ATGATAAAAATATTTATTGGTCATTATATTAACGTATTTTATAGTACTGTTGATATCACGCTCAAAAAACAACCACTGCTATTTTTAGCAAAGCTTATGGTATACTCCGCCGCCTTAACATTTTTCACCGCAAATTTTCATTGCAACATGACGAGGAAAATAAATGAGTACGCCTGA
- the uvrY gene encoding UvrY/SirA/GacA family response regulator transcription factor, protein MINVLLVDDHELVRAGIRRILEDIKGIKVVGEASCGEDAVKWCRANAVDVVLMDMSMPGIGGLEATRKIARSTADVKIIMLTVHTENPLPAKVMQAGAAGYLSKGAAPQEVVSAIRSVYSGQRYIASDIAQQMALSQIEPEKTESPFASLSERELQIMLMITKGQKVNEISEQLNLSPKTVNSYRYRMFSKLNIHGDVELTHLAIRHGLCNAETLSSQ, encoded by the coding sequence TTGATCAACGTTCTACTTGTTGATGACCACGAACTGGTGCGCGCAGGGATACGACGCATTCTGGAAGATATAAAGGGTATAAAAGTCGTCGGTGAGGCATCGTGCGGTGAAGACGCCGTTAAATGGTGCCGGGCAAATGCCGTTGACGTGGTGCTAATGGACATGAGTATGCCGGGCATTGGCGGTCTTGAGGCGACGCGTAAAATCGCGCGTTCCACAGCTGATGTCAAAATCATCATGCTTACCGTCCATACAGAAAACCCTTTACCAGCGAAAGTCATGCAGGCCGGAGCTGCGGGCTACCTCAGCAAAGGCGCGGCTCCGCAGGAAGTCGTGAGTGCGATTCGTTCTGTCTATTCAGGGCAGCGTTACATTGCTTCTGATATCGCTCAACAAATGGCGTTAAGCCAGATCGAACCAGAAAAAACAGAAAGCCCATTTGCCAGTTTGTCTGAACGTGAATTGCAGATTATGCTGATGATCACCAAGGGCCAGAAGGTCAATGAGATCTCAGAACAGCTCAATCTCAGTCCGAAAACGGTGAACAGCTACCGCTATCGTATGTTCAGTAAACTAAACATTCATGGCGATGTTGAGCTGACTCACCTGGCAATTCGCCATGGTCTGTGTAATGCGGAGACATTATCAAGTCAGTGA
- the uvrC gene encoding excinuclease ABC subunit UvrC: MSDQFDAKAFLKTVTSQPGVYRMYDAGGTVIYVGKAKDLKKRLSSYFRSNLASRKTEALVAQIQQIDVTVTHTETEALLLEHNYIKLYQPRYNVLLRDDKSYPFIFLSGDTHPRLAMHRGAKHAKGEYFGPFPNGYAVRETLALLQKIFPIRQCENSVYRNRSRPCLQYQIGRCLGPCVEGLVSEEEYAQQVEYVRLFLSGKDDQVLTQLISRMETASQNLEFEEAARIRDQIQAVRRVTEKQFVSNTGDDLDVIGVAFDAGMACVHVLFIRQGKVLGSRSYFPKVPGSTELSEVVETFVGQFYLQGSQMRTLPGEILLDFNLSDKTLLADSLSELAGRKINVQTKPRGDRARYLKLARTNAATALTSKLSQQSTVHQRLTALASVLKLPEVKRMECFDISHTMGEQTVASCVVFDANGPLRAEYRRYNITGITPGDDYAAMHQVLRRRYGKAIDDSKIPDVILIDGGKGQLAQAKNVFAELDVSWDKNHPLLLGVAKGADRKAGLETLFFEPEGEGFSLPPDSPALHVIQHIRDESHDHAIGGHRKKRAKVKNTSSLETIEGIGPKRRQMLLKYMGGLQGLRNASVEEIAKVPGISQGLAEKIFWSLKH; encoded by the coding sequence GTGAGTGATCAGTTTGACGCAAAAGCGTTTTTAAAAACCGTAACCAGCCAGCCAGGCGTTTATCGCATGTACGATGCTGGTGGTACGGTTATCTATGTCGGCAAAGCGAAAGACCTGAAAAAACGGCTTTCCAGCTATTTCCGTAGCAACCTCGCTTCGCGCAAAACCGAAGCGCTGGTCGCCCAGATCCAGCAAATTGATGTAACGGTTACTCATACAGAAACCGAAGCGCTGTTACTGGAACACAACTACATCAAACTTTATCAGCCGCGTTACAACGTTTTGCTACGCGATGATAAATCATATCCTTTTATCTTCCTGAGTGGCGATACCCACCCGCGTCTGGCGATGCATCGTGGAGCGAAGCATGCCAAAGGTGAATATTTCGGCCCGTTCCCGAATGGCTATGCCGTACGTGAAACACTGGCGCTACTGCAAAAGATTTTCCCCATTCGCCAGTGCGAAAACAGTGTTTATCGCAACCGCTCGCGTCCGTGTCTGCAATATCAGATAGGGCGCTGTCTGGGGCCGTGCGTTGAAGGACTGGTGAGTGAAGAAGAATACGCTCAGCAGGTCGAGTATGTGCGCCTGTTTTTGTCTGGCAAAGATGATCAGGTGCTTACGCAACTCATTAGTCGTATGGAAACTGCCAGCCAGAATCTGGAGTTTGAAGAAGCGGCGCGGATTCGCGACCAAATTCAGGCGGTGCGACGTGTCACCGAAAAACAGTTTGTTTCCAATACCGGCGACGACCTTGACGTTATTGGAGTGGCGTTCGATGCGGGTATGGCTTGTGTCCACGTATTGTTCATTCGTCAGGGCAAAGTGCTCGGCAGCCGCAGCTATTTCCCGAAAGTGCCTGGCAGTACGGAACTGAGCGAGGTGGTGGAAACCTTCGTAGGTCAGTTCTATTTACAAGGCAGCCAGATGCGCACCTTACCGGGTGAGATCCTGCTCGATTTTAATCTTAGCGATAAAACGCTGCTCGCCGATTCCCTTTCAGAACTGGCGGGACGCAAGATTAATGTTCAAACCAAACCTCGTGGCGATAGAGCGCGTTATCTGAAACTCGCGCGTACCAATGCGGCGACGGCCTTAACCAGCAAACTTTCGCAGCAATCTACCGTTCACCAGCGGCTGACCGCGCTTGCCAGCGTGTTGAAATTGCCGGAAGTGAAGCGGATGGAGTGCTTTGACATCAGCCATACCATGGGTGAACAAACCGTCGCTTCCTGTGTGGTGTTTGATGCTAACGGCCCGCTGCGTGCGGAGTATCGGCGCTATAACATTACTGGCATCACACCGGGCGATGATTATGCGGCGATGCATCAGGTGCTGCGTCGGCGTTATGGTAAAGCCATTGACGACAGTAAGATCCCGGATGTGATCCTTATAGACGGCGGCAAAGGCCAGCTTGCGCAGGCGAAAAATGTCTTCGCCGAACTGGATGTCTCATGGGATAAAAATCATCCGCTGCTACTTGGCGTTGCCAAAGGAGCAGATCGTAAGGCTGGGCTGGAAACGCTGTTCTTTGAGCCGGAAGGTGAGGGATTTAGTTTGCCGCCAGATTCTCCCGCGCTGCATGTTATCCAGCATATTCGCGATGAATCACACGATCACGCGATTGGCGGGCACCGTAAAAAACGGGCGAAGGTCAAAAATACCAGTTCCCTGGAAACCATTGAAGGCATCGGGCCAAAACGTCGGCAAATGTTGTTGAAATATATGGGTGGTTTGCAAGGTTTACGTAACGCCAGCGTTGAGGAAATTGCAAAAGTGCCGGGTATTTCGCAAGGTCTGGCAGAAAAGATCTTCTGGTCGTTGAAACATTGA
- the pgsA gene encoding CDP-diacylglycerol--glycerol-3-phosphate 3-phosphatidyltransferase, with translation MQFNIPTLLTLFRVILIPFFVLVFYLPVTWSPFAAALIFCVAAVTDWFDGFLARRWNQSTRFGAFLDPVADKVLVAIAMVLVTEHYHSWWVTLPAATMIAREIIISALREWMAELGKRSSVAVSWIGKVKTTAQMVALAWLLWRPNIWVEYAGIALFFVAAVLTLWSMLQYLSAARADLLDQ, from the coding sequence ATGCAATTTAATATCCCTACGTTGCTTACACTGTTCCGTGTCATCCTTATCCCATTCTTTGTATTGGTCTTTTATCTGCCTGTCACCTGGTCGCCGTTTGCCGCCGCGCTCATTTTCTGCGTCGCGGCGGTGACTGACTGGTTCGATGGTTTTCTGGCACGCCGCTGGAATCAGAGTACCCGGTTTGGTGCTTTCCTTGACCCTGTCGCAGATAAAGTTCTCGTGGCTATCGCCATGGTGCTGGTAACCGAGCATTACCACAGCTGGTGGGTGACCTTACCGGCAGCAACGATGATCGCCCGTGAAATTATTATTTCTGCGCTACGCGAATGGATGGCGGAGTTGGGTAAACGCAGTAGCGTGGCTGTCTCCTGGATTGGGAAAGTGAAAACCACTGCCCAGATGGTGGCGTTAGCCTGGCTGCTGTGGCGTCCGAACATTTGGGTTGAGTACGCCGGTATTGCACTTTTCTTTGTGGCTGCGGTACTGACTCTGTGGTCAATGTTGCAATATTTGAGCGCTGCGCGTGCAGATTTGCTTGATCAGTGA
- the yecA gene encoding UPF0149 family protein YecA has translation MKTGPLNESELEWLDDILTKYNTDHAILDVAELDGLLTAVLSSPQEIEPAQWLVAVWGGADYVPRWASEKEMTRFMNLAFQHMADTAERLNEFPEQFEPLFGLREVDGSELTIVEEWCFGYMRGVALSDWSTLPDSLKPALEAIALHGTEENFERVEKMSPEAFEESVDAIRLAALDLHAYWMAHPQEKAVQQPIKAEEKPGRNDPCPCGSGKKFKQCCLH, from the coding sequence ATGAAAACGGGACCGTTAAACGAAAGTGAGTTGGAATGGCTGGACGATATTCTGACCAAATACAACACTGACCACGCCATTCTTGATGTGGCGGAGCTGGACGGTTTATTGACGGCGGTGTTGAGTTCTCCGCAAGAGATTGAACCGGCACAGTGGCTGGTTGCCGTGTGGGGTGGGGCTGACTATGTGCCGCGCTGGGCGTCAGAGAAAGAGATGACGCGCTTTATGAACCTGGCTTTTCAACATATGGCCGATACCGCAGAGCGTCTGAACGAATTCCCGGAGCAGTTTGAGCCGTTATTCGGCTTGCGAGAAGTCGATGGCAGCGAGCTGACGATTGTTGAGGAGTGGTGCTTTGGCTATATGCGGGGCGTGGCACTTTCTGACTGGTCAACGTTGCCCGATTCGTTAAAACCAGCGCTGGAGGCGATTGCGCTGCACGGTACTGAGGAAAACTTCGAGCGGGTAGAGAAGATGTCGCCAGAAGCGTTTGAAGAGAGCGTAGATGCTATTCGGCTGGCGGCGCTTGATTTACATGCATACTGGATGGCGCATCCGCAGGAAAAAGCTGTTCAGCAACCGATCAAAGCAGAAGAGAAACCGGGGCGTAACGATCCTTGTCCGTGTGGCAGTGGTAAGAAATTTAAGCAGTGCTGCCTGCATTAA